Proteins from one Impatiens glandulifera chromosome 2, dImpGla2.1, whole genome shotgun sequence genomic window:
- the LOC124925522 gene encoding protein NRT1/ PTR FAMILY 5.10 — translation MVDPSSTSADHASESEAPLLSTADIVEGVADYKGRPVQRSKFGGWRSASFIIGVEVGERFAYYGVSSNLISYLTGPLGQSTATAAVNVNAWSGIASLLPLLGAFVADSYLGRYRTIIIASCLYILALGLLSLSAVLSSIGFSDCGTSSSSCSPPLVQVIFFFFSLYLVAVAQGAHKPCVQAFGADQFDAQDPKECKEKSSFFNWWYFCMCGGTMVTLVIMNYIQDNMNWGLGFGIPCIVIICALVIFLLGTSTYRFGTRTDERSSLGRITRVFVTAARNWRTKSSEITNEEEAQGLLPYQGSQKFRFVNKALLAPPDGSNKVENTFSIYEVEEAKSILSLLPIWATCLAYAIVFSQSSTLFTKQGVTMDRSIGPSFNIPAASIQSFISLSIVIFIPIYDKIFVPITRTITGRLSGITMLQRIGTGIFLSITSMIIAAIVERKRLLIAFQYGLIDKPKETVPMSIWWLVPQYVLFGISDVFTMVGLQEFFYDQVPSELKSVGLSLYLSIFGVGSLLSSLLISVVEKTTGRDGQDSWFSNNLNRGHLDYFYWLLAGFSTFSFIAYVYSARHYIYIRRSAS, via the exons ATGGTTGATCCTTCTTCAACCTCCGCCGATCACGCTTCCGAATCCGAAGCTCCACTTCTAAGTACTGCAGACATCGTTGAAGGAGTTGCAGACTACAAAGGCCGTCCAGTCCAAAGATCAAAGTTCGGTGGATGGAGATCCGCATCCTTTATTATAG GAGTGGAAGTTGGCGAGAGATTTGCTTATTACGGAGTAAGCTCCAACTTAATAAGTTACCTGACCGGTCCGCTAGGTCAGTCAACAGCGACTGCTGCAGTAAACGTGAATGCGTGGTCAGGAATTGCTTCTTTGTTACCGCTCCTTGGAGCTTTTGTTGCTGATTCATATCTCGGACGTTACCGCACGATTATCATAGCTTCCTGTCTATACATCTTG GCACTAGGACTGTTATCCCTCTCCGCTGTTCTATCATCCATTGGCTTTTCAGATTGTGGAACTTCGTCGAGTTCTTGTTCCCCTCCACTAGTTCAAGttatctttttcttcttttcattataCCTGGTAGCTGTTGCACAAGGAGCTCACAAGCCTTGTGTCCAAGCTTTTGGGGCTGATCAGTTTGATGCACAAGATCCTAAAGAATGCAAGGAAAAAAGCTCTTTCTTCAACTGGTGGTATTTTTGTATGTGTGGGGGGACTATGGTAACCCTTGTGATTATGAACTATATACAGGACAACATGAATTGGGGTCTTGGGTTTGGAATCCCCTGTATTGTAATTATCTGTGCACTTGTAATATTTTTGCTCGGGACAAGCACATACAGGTTTGGTACCAGAACTGATGAAAGAAGTTCCTTGGGTAGAATTACTCGGGTATTCGTCACGGCAGCAAGGAATTGGCGAACTAAATCTTCAGAAATAACTAATGAAGAAGAGGCTCAAGGACTTCTACCATACCAGGGTTCTCAGAAATTCAG GTTTGTTAACAAAGCGTTGCTAGCACCACCAGATGGTTCAAACAAAGTTGAGAACACATTCAGCATCTACGAAGTAGAAGAGGCGAAGTCAATCCTTAGTCTTCTTCCAATATGGGCCACATGTCTTGCATACGCCATTGTATTCTCGCAATCCTCAACGCTTTTCACAAAACAAGGCGTTACAATGGATAGATCAATTGGTCCAAGCTTCAACATACCAGCTGCTTCCATCCAATCCTTCATAAGCCTGTCAATTGTCATCTTCATCCCCATCTACGACAAAATATTTGTTCCCATAACAAGAACTATAACCGGAAGGCTCTCTGGTATAACCATGCTCCAAAGGATTGGAACAGGGATCTTCTTATCCATCACTTCCATGATAATTGCCGCTATAGTGGAGAGAAAGAGGCTATTGATCGCTTTTCAATATGGTCTTATTGACAAACCGAAGGAAACTGTTCCAATGAGCATTTGGTGGTTAGTACCGCAATATGTGTTGTTTGGAATTTCTGATGTGTTCACTATGGTCGGTTTACAAGAGTTTTTCTATGATCAAGTACCGAGTGAACTGAAGAGCGTCGGTTTATCTCTTTATCTTAGCATCTTTGGAGTGGGGAGTTTGCTGAGCAGCCTTCTTATTTCTGTTGTTGAGAAGACTACTGGAAGAGATGGGCAGGACAGTTGGTTTTCGAATAATTTGAACCGGGGACACTTGGACTACTTCTATTGGCTATTGGCTGGGTTTAGCACGTTTTCCTTTATAGCTTATGTGTATTCTGCCAGGCATTACATTTACATTCGAAGAAGTGCAAGCTGA
- the LOC124924980 gene encoding uncharacterized protein LOC124924980: MDVSSTSVSKQQPLSDSEVKVQGNSNKADEICSNLPERHTSSTSPAPALAPEKKKKRNGCPGVRVVGSRIYDSQNGKTCHQCRQKTMDIVASCKNEEKEKQCNVKYCHKCLLNRYGEKTEEVEALKEWVCPRCRGICNCSFCRKKNGQQPTGILTHTAKSIGFASVSEMLIVNGSDVQLLKESTCGIKRKGKENSGLEENIKKVKEGDVIDNGVLISKKRKRKSTKGNEGIHKDECHDDNSKISISSSSVAEIPLLPQGSELKSVANIELQPEEIGHALQLLEFCAAFKEILELKKDESEYILRELIRGGGGCIGRSSPVAQFLVRLLTLIDTDSGERSNVINHRLSHKTSWLLALHRCISTSTFLPGKLKFDQFDGGVDSFKSLNSVERLTLVNFVCDEVLCTSKVRNWMEEQQLKCNEEVKETKEKIAAAKQKEKQLKQKMKDELAEAINAKNGVPLSVSEHTTIISQFKVQTDQVRAEILEAKKLLCSEKQHCSSVRRKPVFMDNEGLIFWRLKGCGNESNIILQEVSLLDELDVHEKWFTYEEGEQMDKVKKYISFKTILEEYSTHYQIEDSTDENPSTQFDRACDFYLDFPTIND; this comes from the exons ATGGACGTTTCTTCAACATCTGTTTCAAAACAACAGCCTTTGTCTGATTCGGAAGTAAAGGTTCAAGGTAATAGTAACAAAGCTGATGAGATATGTTCGAATCTACCTGAAAGACATACCTCATCGACTTCACCAGCACCCGCGCTCGCgccggagaagaagaagaagcgaAATGGGTGTCCTGGCGTTCGTGTTGTCGGAAGTCGTATTTATGATTCTCAGAATGGCAAGACTTGTCATCAG TGCCGGCAAAAGACAATGGATATTGTGGCATCTTGTAAGAATGAGGAAAAGGAAAAACAATGCAACGTGAAATATTGCCATAAGTGCCTTCTCAATAG ATATGGAGAGAAAACTGAGGAAGTTGAAGCTTTAAAGGAGTGGGTTTGTCCTAGGTGCAGGGGTATTTGTAATTGCAGTTTTTGCAGGAAGAAAAACGGGCAACAACCAACTGGGATACTTACACATACTGCAAAATCAATTGGCTTTGCATCTGTTTCAGAGATGCTTATTGTCAATGGTTCTGATGTTCAATTGCTAAAG GAATCTACTTGTggaataaaaagaaaaggaaaggaAAATTCTGGTCTTGAGGAAAACATTAAGAAGGTGAAAGAGGGAGATGTGATAGATAATGGAGTTCTTATAtcaaagaaaaggaaaaggaagagcACAAAAGGCAATGAGGGAATACATAAAGATGAATGCCATGATGACAATTCCAAGATTTCTATTAGTTCCTCGAGTGTTGCTGAAATTCCCCTGCTGCCTCAAGGATCTGAATTGAAATCTGTAGCTAACATTGAACTGCAACCTGAAGAAATTGGTCATGCATTGCAGTTATTAGAATTTTGTGCTGCTTTTAAAGAG ATTCTTGAACTGAAGAAAGATGAGTCTGAATACATCTTGCGCGAACTAATTCGTGGGGGCGGTGGATGTATAGGACGTTCTTCTCCAGTAGCCCAGTTTCTTGTTCGTTTATTAACCCTGATAGACACAGACTCGGGAGAGAG ATCTAATGTGATAAATCATAGACTAAGCCACAAAACATCATGGCTGCTTGCACTACACAGATGTATCTCTACTTCAACATTTCTACCagggaaattgaaatttgatcaaTTTGACGGGGGAGTTGACAGTTTCAAAAGTTTAAACTCCGTAGAAAGGCTTACTCTTGTAAACTTTGTGTGTGATGAAGTTCTTTGCACCAg CAAGGTAAGAAATTGGATGGAAGAACAGCAATTGAAATGCAATGAGGAGGTGAaggaaacaaaagaaaaaattgcTGCTGCGAAACAAAAG gAGAAACAATTGAAGCAGAAGATGAAAGATGAGTTGGCTGAAGCGATCAATGCGAAAAATGGTGTTCCTCTTTCAGTTTCTGAACATACAACCATCATCTCACAATTTAAAGTGCAAACAGACCAAGTTCGTGCTGAGATATTGGAAGCAAAAAAATTGCTATGTTCAG AAAAACAACATTGTAGTTCTGTTAGGAGAAAGCCTGTCTTCATGGATAATGAGGGACTTATATTTTGGAGATTGAAGGGTTGTGGCAATGAGTCAAATATTATACTTCAag AAGTAAGTCTCCTAGATGAATTAGATGTTCATGAAAAATGGTTTACTTATGAAGAAGGGGAGCAAATGGACAAGGTTAAGAAATACATATCATTCAA Gacaattctagaagaatattcgacacactaccagattg aagattcgacc GATGAAAACCCATCGACTCAATTCGATCGAGCTTGCGATTTCTATCTAGACTTTCCAACAATCAACGATTGA
- the LOC124924981 gene encoding protein SRG1-like: MEGANLGGSLPVANVQELVKKEPHMKQVPARYIQDDIAVPTIIVDSSTLLDQIPVIDLHALLFSSDHDMFQSQLHKLDDACKNWGFFHLVNHGVNTSLVNNMKSEIEQIFNIPIEEKMKLDQEPGDLEGFGQAFVISDQQKLDWCDMFYLVTLPLHLRKPHLWQNLPLSFREILKEYSSELHKLSMKILNLMAKALNIDEDEMSDLFEEGMQSMRMNYYPPCPQPELVVGLTPHSDGVGLTILLQVSEVDGLQIKHNGSWIPIKPIPDAFIVNIGDVLEIFSNGIYKSIEHRAVVHSEVERMSIAGFLSPRLDGELGPAKSLTCPKTGMPPQFGTLSVKDFFKGLFERKLDGKSYLQRLRIN, from the exons ATGGAAGGAGCTAACCTTGGAGGTTCTTTGCCCGTGGCAAACGTTCAAGAGCTAGTTAAGAAGGAACCGCACATGAAACAAGTTCCGGCTAGGTACATTCAAGACGATATTGCAGTACCGACCATTATTGTAGATTCTTCCACTTTACTCGATCAAATCCCTGTCATCGACTTGCATGCTCTGCTTTTCTCTTCAGATCATGATATGTTCCAATCCCAACTCCACAAATTGGACGATGCCTGCAAAAATTGGGGCTTCTTTCAT TTGGTTAATCATGGCGTAAACACTTCATTAGTAAACAACATGAAATCAGAAATAGAACAAATCTTCAATATTCCAATAGAGGAGAAGATGAAACTCGACCAAGAACCAGGGGACCTAGAAGGGTTTGGACAAGCTTTTGTTATCTCCGACCAGCAGAAGCTCGACTGGTGCGACATGTTCTACTTGGTTACTCTGCCTCTTCATTTAAGAAAACCCCATCTTTGGCAAAACCTCCCCCTTTCTTTCAG AGAAATCCTAAAAGAATATTCATCAGAGCTACATAAACTAAGCATGAAGATATTAAACCTTATGGCAAAAGCACTAAACATAGATGAAGATGAAATGAGTGATTTATTTGAGGAAGGAATGCAATCTATGAGGATGAATTATTATCCACCTTGCCCCCAACCGGAGCTGGTAGTCGGTCTTACTCCACACTCAGACGGAGTTGGCCTCACCATCTTGCTCCAGGTCAGTGAAGTTGATGGTttacaaataaaacataatggGTCGTGGATTCCAATCAAACCAATTCCCGATGCCTTCATTGTGAATATTGGCGATGTTTTAGAG ATATTTAGCAACGGAATATACAAAAGCATTGAGCATAGGGCGGTTGTTCATTCAGAAGTGGAGAGGATGTCTATAGCTGGATTTCTATCTCCAAGATTGGATGGGGAACTTGGCCCGGCCAAAAGTTTAACATGCCCTAAAACTGGAATGCCACCACAGTTTGGCACCCTAAGTGTAAAAGATTTCTTCAAGGGACTTTTTGAGCGTAAACTCGACGGCAAATCTTATTTGCAACGTCTTAGAATCAACTGA